The Panicum virgatum strain AP13 chromosome 3N, P.virgatum_v5, whole genome shotgun sequence genome includes the window tgggccggcccattaaggcccaccgtaTATGGCGACCGgtaaactggtcaaaccggGAAACCACTTTTAAACCGTCGGATTTTTTGGTTAAaacaccggtaaccggtcagactggaccagtaaaccggtcaaaccggtcggtttaccggtcggaaccggttacacatgtgcttttgaatttggatttgaatttaaccggtttccaccggtttccggtcaaaccagtccggtaaaccgctaccggagggcggcggtttgaccggactggtcggttttgtaaaccctacttgtgagagccttgtgagcacttggagagtcctccccaacctctctttgtgagagttgTTTGATTCTAGTTGAatctttgagttgggttgagtgaatcaATCCCTTGAGAGTCATTTGAGCAAGAAAGATTGAGCCCTagctttgagcacttgaggttgcgtcggccaactcgattgaagcatttgttattCTTGGAGCAttggctcctagacggctaggcgtcgccggctagctaccaaggttgtggtgagcagcggcaagtttgttgaaGCATCGATCGTGTGCcacgagggcgcatggtcatatagtggagcagatgagatagcttgaccttgaggtcaccataagcttcctcaacggagagtagaattcacacgtgggtgcacggggtgaattcGAACTTCGATAAAACAAATCATCGTGTCTCCtttgcatcatcttcatttcGGTTTGTTTTACATACCTTGCAATTATAGTTTTGAGCTTGAATTGTGCTTCTGCTCGATCTACTTGGGtgtgctctacttgtgtgtAGGGATCTATTTATATTGATAGAAATACTCTGCAAAAGCTACACTCCAAGTTTCAtataggttcaagctcgagaGGGGACTTTTCCCTGCTGCTGGCCTGTCTGCctgatcagaccggtctgatcggtccagGCAGTCCCAGCAGGGATTAAGTGccgaattttgaaaaaaaagtctattcaccccctctaggcTACGACATCGTGTGATCAAGGTCCTTTCACGAGGTCATTGTGACAAAAAAAACCTAACCagttttgcaatttttttcatCAAAATTAATCGAATATGTAATGTGATTAACATACAAAGGAAAATCGGACTATTGGACATTGGATCCATTCGAAAGGAACCGATCCATATTAGCCCAATCAGAGGATAAATTGCACATAAACGAgccactatttttttttttttgaagaagtaAAACGAGCCCACTATCTGATTGGGTTCAGTGGGCCAACCACACATCTCGGCTCGCCAACTTCACTTCGGCTTTCATGGGCTTTTATATGCTGACGTGAAAGTACTTTCAGATCCATTTAGAGGGTCTAACTCGTTCTATTTAACGGGCTTGGGCCGCTGGAACGTGAAAGATCCAGCCGAATAAGGAATGCAGGGCCCAAAGCCCTGGTGCTTGTCGCCTTGTCACAAACCCGTCGCGCGCCCTCCGAGTTCGCGCCGATCTCGTCCCTCCCTTTTCCTTGGTTGCCGACTCGCCGGTCGCCGCGCCCGCTCCGGTTCTCCCTCCGCTCCACGCCCCCCCGTCACCGGCCAGACCGCCCACCGGAGGTGCTCCTCTCTCGCCCATCGGCTGATCAGAAGATTCAGAACTTAGCAGACACTGCAGCAGCGACCATGGAGAGAATCAGGCAGCAGCCTTGTGGATCACGATGGTCGTCCCGGATCAACGGGACGGGCGGCGCGTGAGCCGGAGAGCCCTGCTGCGTCGCCTGAGCTTGGAGGCAGATGGAAAGGGCCACAGAagccggcgcacggcggcggcggcggaccctgATCACCGGGAGCTTGCAGTGGCCACAGCATGGCCACCTGCTATAGCTAGCTACTAGTAGTAGTTTGGAGTCCCAGTTAGTTTGAGTTTTCGACAGACAAGGGCAAGACGTCGAGTGGAGAAGCACAACCCTGGTTGATACGGCCGTGTTGTGCTTGTGCGCTGTCGCGGCCGGCGGAAACGACACCAAGTCACCAACACACCCTGACCGAACCGAAACCCAAGATACGACCAAAGGAGTCAGAGCCCGACCTCCATACAAGCACACTCGCACGTAtatagaccccccccccccccccccccccccccgccgacgTCGAGGTCCCCTCGAGATCCTACTTGTTCGTTCCCGTCGGACAACTCGCTGCCTTCCTTGGACCGCGAGCTTCTTCTCGGGCACCGGCGTcgccggccggaccacttgtctTTCACCACCAgcagcgtggccggcggcggggattcTTAGCTTGTGCCTGTCGCGGCCACTGCCGACAGTAAACCATGGCCCACGCCGCCGTAGCCGCGGCCTCCAGTGCTGTCGACGCCGACGACACCAGCTTCCGGCTGCTCTCCGTCTCCTGGAACCAGGACAGCGGCTGCTTCACCGCGGCGACGACCGCCGACTTCCGCGTCTTCAACTGCGCCCCGTTCCAGGAGAGCCTGCGCCGCGTCctccccagcggcggcggcggcggcggcgggtacgCCATCGTCGAGATGCTGTTCCGCAGCAGCATCTTCGCGCTGGTCGCCGTGGACGAGGCCGGGAGGCACAGGGTCGAGCTCTGGGACGACAGCAAGAACAAGCGCATCTGCGACATCACCGGCATCCGCTCCGCCGTCCGCGCCGTCCGGGTGTCGATGGCCTacctcgccgtcgtcctcgACCGGACGGTCAGGGTCTACGAGCTGGGCGACCTGGCGCGGCCGCTCTGGAAGATCCCGACGGCGCTCAACCAGcgcgggctctgctgcctctccTGCCACGCCGGCTCCGGCGTGCTGGCCTGCCCCGGGACGGCGCGCGGGCAGGTCCGCGTCGAGGACCTGGGCAAGGAGCAGCCGGCGACGAGGCTCATCGCGGCGCACAGCTCGGAGATCGCGTGCATGGCGATGACCACGGACGGGGCCGTGCTGGCCACGGCCAGCGTGAAGGGCACCCTCGTCAGGGTGTTCAGCGCCATGGACGGGACTTGTTTGCAGGAGGTGCCTTAGATTGCAACCATTTTTTTTACTGAGAGGAGTAGACAGTAAACGATGATGACATCTTCTGAATTTGCAGGTGCGTAGAGGGCGTGACCAAGCTGACATCCATGGCATTGCGCTGTCACCGAATCTGCGGTGGTTGGCGGTGTGCAGCGACAAAGGAACCCTGCATGTCTTCAGCCTGAGAGTTAGAGATGCAGGTGGCAACCAATCTGCCGCAGCAGGTTCAGCCGTGCAAACGAACACCGCATCCAATGCAAGATCATCCTTGTCTTTCATGAAAGGTAACCACAAATTCTCTTTCCAATTTTTTCCTCAGATGATGCATACTCTTTCAAGCGCATTGGAATCTGATGAACAATAACAGAGTCACCTCTAAAATTCACGGCTATTTTTATGTTTCCAATAGAATATTCTGTCCATTTTCTTGCAAAAATGAGTAGCGAAAGTAATAAATGTGTGATTTAATTTGTATACAACTGTCTTGACAATGAGAAGTGTATACATTTACGTCATCATATAATCGATCCTTGGCTTGGTTTTGTGCTTAGTAGTCAGTTAGTGCGAGAAGTTACTGTCAGACGAGAATTGACTTGCTCTATCATCTATTCTTAGTTAATTAGTTAGTTTGTTCTTAGTAGTGACTCTACCCGTACAATTTATGCCAATTTTAATGCACAATCATTGTACAGTTACTACGAGTGTCATGTCAGCTTGATACTGGAATAAACCACATCCCTCAACGCATAGTTTCATGGCACAGTTTCATAGGTAAGCTGTCAC containing:
- the LOC120667541 gene encoding autophagy-related protein 18d-like, with the translated sequence MAHAAVAAASSAVDADDTSFRLLSVSWNQDSGCFTAATTADFRVFNCAPFQESLRRVLPSGGGGGGGYAIVEMLFRSSIFALVAVDEAGRHRVELWDDSKNKRICDITGIRSAVRAVRVSMAYLAVVLDRTVRVYELGDLARPLWKIPTALNQRGLCCLSCHAGSGVLACPGTARGQVRVEDLGKEQPATRLIAAHSSEIACMAMTTDGAVLATASVKGTLVRVFSAMDGTCLQEVRRGRDQADIHGIALSPNLRWLAVCSDKGTLHVFSLRVRDAGGNQSAAAGSAVQTNTASNARSSLSFMKGILPDYFSSEWSFAQFRLPETTRYTAAFGEQNTVMVIGMDGSFYRCGFDPVNDGKEMVRKEYFWFLKDKDSPPIRTLKKHHDRAS